A stretch of the Pan paniscus chromosome 2, NHGRI_mPanPan1-v2.0_pri, whole genome shotgun sequence genome encodes the following:
- the LOC129397375 gene encoding intraflagellar transport protein 122 homolog, which translates to MRPRSLASTSTLHRQGTNKQPAALTTGGGQEALGRKALSTRRLRSVPVHAPEPNANSVAWNTQCEDMLCFLGGGYLNIKASTFPMHRQKLQGFVVGYNGSKIFCLHVFSISAVEVPQIGEDEGPEVQEH; encoded by the exons ATGAGACCCCGAAGTCTGGCCTCAACTAGCACCCTCCACCGCCAAGGAACAAACAAGCAGCCCGCAGCTCTGACTACAGGCGGAGGGCAGGAGGCTCTGGGACGCAAAGCCCTATCAACTCGGCGGCTTCGTTCTGTTCCTGTACACGCTCCG GAACCAAACGCCAACAGTGTGGCCTGGAACACCCAGTGTGAGGACAtgctctgcttcttgggaggagGCTACCTCAACATCAAAGCCAGCACCTTCCCTATGCACCGGCAGAAGCTGCAGGGCTTTGTGGTCGGCTACAATGGCTCCAAGATCTTCTGCCTCCACGTCTTCTCCATTTCTGCCGTGGAGGTGCCGCAG
- the RPL32 gene encoding large ribosomal subunit protein eL32 translates to MAALRPLVKPKIVKKRTKKFIRHQSDRYVKIKRNWRKPRGIDNRVRRRFKGQILMPNIGYGSNKKTKHMLPSGFRKFLVHNVKELEVLLMCNKSYCAEIAHNVSSKNRKAIVERAAQLAIRVTNPNARLRSEENE, encoded by the exons ATGGCCGCCCTCAGACCCCTTGTGAAGCCCAAGATCGTCAAAAAGAGAACCAAGAAGTTCATCCGGCACCAGTCAGACCGATATGTCAAAATTAAG CGTAACTGGCGGAAACCCAGAGGCATTGACAACAGGGTTCGTAGAAGATTCAAGGGCCAGATCTTGATGCCCAACATTGGTTATGGaagcaacaaaaaaacaaagcacatgCTGCCCAGTGGCTTCCGGAAGTTCCTGGTCCACAACGTCAAGGAGCTGGAAGTGCTGCTGATGTGCAACAA ATCTTACTGTGCCGAGATCGCTCACAATGTTTCCTCCAAGAACCGCAAAGCCATCGTGGAAAGAGCTGCCCAACTGGCCATCAGAGTCACCAACCCCAATGCCAGACTGCGCAGTGAAGAAAATGAGTAG